A stretch of the Janthinobacterium sp. B9-8 genome encodes the following:
- a CDS encoding flagellar protein FlaG: protein MDIQSTSSLVSPSPVAAKSVSERFHDAPSDLAKVVSAEPVKVSPDAVQALKPAVDPKDVQQAIEKLNQAVQGFSNTLQFSVEEETKLPIVKLIDIKTKEVIRQFPSEEAISIAKAIDRFQGLLIKDRA from the coding sequence ATGGATATTCAATCTACATCATCGCTCGTGTCGCCCTCTCCCGTTGCTGCTAAAAGTGTGAGCGAGCGGTTTCATGATGCGCCCAGTGACTTAGCAAAAGTGGTGAGTGCTGAGCCAGTTAAAGTTAGCCCTGATGCGGTGCAAGCTTTAAAGCCCGCAGTAGATCCGAAAGATGTTCAGCAGGCGATAGAGAAGTTGAATCAGGCTGTACAAGGATTCTCTAATACCTTACAGTTTTCGGTTGAAGAAGAAACTAAATTGCCTATCGTGAAACTGATTGATATAAAAACCAAAGAAGTGATTCGTCAGTTTCCAAGCGAAGAAGCAATCTCTATTGCCAAGGCAATTGATCGATTTCAAGGTTTATTAATTAAAGATCGGGCATAA
- a CDS encoding flagellar protein FliT, with translation MAASDFEAYSALSVCVTKMLSAAQAQDWDNMLLQAQLFAELSANLPMIQWGALTGLEQQQLAELLQKCNQDVEELEQKAVTQRGELATLLQNMHNTGKLQRAYDV, from the coding sequence ATGGCCGCATCTGATTTTGAGGCCTATTCGGCATTAAGTGTGTGTGTCACCAAAATGCTGTCTGCAGCTCAGGCCCAAGATTGGGATAATATGTTGTTGCAAGCGCAATTATTTGCAGAATTAAGCGCGAATTTGCCTATGATTCAATGGGGCGCGTTAACTGGCTTGGAGCAACAGCAGCTTGCTGAGCTTTTGCAAAAGTGCAATCAAGACGTGGAAGAGCTAGAGCAAAAGGCAGTAACTCAGCGTGGGGAGCTGGCTACACTTTTGCAAAATATGCATAACACCGGAAAACTACAACGCGCGTATGACGTCTAA
- the fliD gene encoding flagellar filament capping protein FliD, translating to MAGISSLGSGSGMDLNGLIDKLMTAEKAPLKDLLLKEASYQSKISAFGSVKSALSAFQTSVKSLSSVQGFKSTSASLADASIATVSSSSLAQPGSYSLEVSQLAQNQKLTSTAFSSPNAGIGTGTLTIQFGTVNTQNTDSTADDTFTANANVKKAAFSIVIDGKNNTLSGVRDAINNSKNNTGVSASILNDGTGNRLVLTSKETGAENSLKISVSDADGNSTDTGGLSALAYDPAGVRNLAETQSAKDAKFKIDGISVSKPTNLVGDAIQGLTINLTKVSSPTSTGATTLAPTTITVGSDLNGIKDSIKGFVKAYNELNKILKEVSSYTPGNGASAAKAAPLNGESSIRAIQNQMRSVVNQMQGEGSYFKSLSDVGVSFSGYTTDAKGVIVGGASPKGDLVLNEVKLQAAITSHPNDVANLFTVNGVASNNQVTFLSGSLATQAGNYAVEVTTPAAQAKYASASALSFFKVDVSNHSKAVTLDGVTANLTLDDNNYTTDTLAAQIKSKIEADSTLYTAGDTVSVVFNSLSKNFDISRLRSGTTTSMVLPMTTAANPVEITDDNKTLMLSVNGTSSQTIALTKGNYATMADLAAEMQSKINGDETLSKAGKTVGVVFNELTSKFDIFSSEYGSKSEIQITGTGDVGTSTTAATLGLTVGGYNRGTDVEGKIGGETAKGVGQALTGTGLSEGMNLIVTASTAGDYGYVSFNRGVAYSLDKTLEGMLKENSGFLAKQTQGVTSSITQLEQKRVRMNRQYDATEALYRKQFTAMDIAIATLKSTSNNLTAQLAGLSK from the coding sequence ATGGCTGGAATTTCTTCTTTAGGCTCAGGTTCAGGAATGGATTTAAATGGGCTGATCGATAAGCTTATGACCGCGGAAAAAGCACCGTTAAAAGATTTATTGCTTAAGGAAGCGTCGTACCAATCAAAAATCTCTGCTTTTGGTTCAGTGAAAAGTGCGTTGTCTGCTTTTCAAACATCAGTCAAAAGTCTTTCTAGTGTGCAGGGGTTTAAAAGCACATCAGCTTCGCTAGCGGACGCTTCAATTGCAACGGTTAGCTCAAGTAGCTTGGCTCAGCCTGGCTCGTATAGCCTAGAAGTTTCCCAACTGGCACAAAATCAAAAACTGACTTCTACTGCATTCAGCAGCCCAAATGCAGGTATTGGTACAGGTACGCTGACTATTCAGTTTGGTACGGTTAATACACAAAATACAGATTCAACTGCGGATGATACGTTTACTGCGAATGCTAATGTTAAAAAAGCGGCTTTTTCTATTGTGATTGATGGAAAAAATAACACATTAAGTGGTGTTCGCGATGCGATTAATAATAGTAAAAATAATACGGGTGTTAGTGCAAGCATTTTAAATGATGGCACAGGTAATAGATTAGTATTGACAAGTAAAGAAACGGGTGCTGAAAACTCATTGAAAATTTCGGTGAGTGATGCTGATGGTAACTCAACAGATACAGGTGGATTATCTGCTCTGGCTTATGATCCGGCAGGGGTTCGTAATTTAGCTGAAACACAATCGGCTAAAGATGCAAAATTTAAAATTGATGGTATTAGTGTATCTAAACCTACAAATTTAGTGGGTGATGCAATTCAAGGTTTAACTATTAATTTAACGAAAGTCTCTTCACCTACGAGTACGGGGGCGACTACGCTGGCACCTACAACGATTACTGTGGGTTCTGATTTAAATGGGATTAAAGACTCTATTAAGGGTTTTGTTAAAGCATATAACGAACTTAATAAAATACTGAAAGAAGTCTCGAGCTATACGCCGGGTAATGGAGCTTCGGCGGCAAAAGCAGCGCCTCTCAATGGCGAATCATCTATTCGTGCAATTCAAAATCAGATGCGTTCAGTTGTTAATCAGATGCAAGGCGAGGGTAGTTACTTTAAATCTCTCAGTGATGTTGGTGTGTCTTTTAGTGGCTATACAACCGACGCAAAAGGCGTAATTGTTGGTGGCGCATCACCTAAAGGTGATTTGGTTTTAAATGAAGTAAAATTGCAAGCAGCAATAACTAGTCATCCAAATGATGTCGCTAATTTGTTTACTGTGAATGGTGTGGCCAGTAATAACCAAGTTACTTTTTTATCTGGATCATTAGCAACACAAGCGGGTAATTATGCTGTAGAGGTAACTACGCCTGCTGCTCAGGCTAAATACGCTTCTGCATCAGCTCTATCTTTTTTTAAAGTCGATGTCAGTAACCATAGTAAGGCCGTTACTTTGGATGGAGTGACAGCTAATTTAACGCTGGATGATAATAATTATACAACGGACACTTTGGCTGCTCAGATTAAGTCGAAAATTGAAGCAGATAGCACACTTTATACTGCAGGTGACACGGTCAGCGTGGTTTTTAATAGCCTCAGTAAAAACTTTGATATTAGCCGCTTGCGGTCTGGAACAACGACTTCAATGGTTTTGCCGATGACAACAGCAGCTAATCCTGTTGAAATTACTGATGATAATAAAACTTTAATGCTGTCGGTAAATGGTACTTCAAGTCAGACAATTGCTTTAACTAAAGGCAATTATGCCACGATGGCTGATTTGGCTGCTGAAATGCAATCTAAAATTAATGGGGATGAGACTTTATCTAAAGCAGGTAAAACTGTTGGTGTAGTGTTTAATGAGTTGACGAGTAAGTTTGATATTTTTTCTTCAGAATATGGCAGTAAATCTGAAATACAGATTACGGGTACAGGTGATGTGGGTACGAGCACAACCGCTGCTACGCTTGGACTAACTGTTGGCGGATATAACAGGGGCACTGACGTAGAGGGGAAAATTGGTGGAGAAACTGCGAAGGGGGTTGGGCAAGCTTTAACAGGTACAGGCTTGAGCGAAGGTATGAATTTAATCGTAACGGCCAGTACGGCAGGAGATTATGGCTATGTGTCGTTTAACCGTGGTGTTGCCTATTCCCTAGATAAAACACTTGAGGGTATGCTGAAAGAAAATTCTGGTTTTCTGGCGAAGCAAACACAAGGGGTAACTAGTAGTATTACGCAGCTGGAGCAGAAGCGAGTGCGCATGAATCGCCAGTATGATGCCACTGAAGCGCTGTATCGTAAGCAATTTACTGCCATGGACATTGCGATTGCAACCTTGAAAAGCACCAGTAATAACTTAACTGCACAGCTTGCTGGCTTGTCAAAATAA
- a CDS encoding flagellin N-terminal helical domain-containing protein: protein MSQVINTNVPSLNAQRNLGTSSMSLTNSLQRLSSGLRINSAKDDAAGLAISERFTSQIRGMDQAKRNANDGVSLAQTGEGALGQMGDILQRVRELAVQSANATNTTNDRLAINSEVTQLVSELDRFATSTEFNGQKLFDGSFTAATYQVGANTNQTISANTANLRTNQYGTYQMGVGNGTGNLAITNSTSGATANGVTAGASGVVNADGAAVSASGDFSINGTTISVSGTDMAKDIANKINAAGTGVTATARTEVNLGLASGSYSITAASKSSTFESVSFNVTDLNNNSTIDADEYSQAIQAFNSKSSKTGITAELATFQTVDRQTHYALKLVAADGSNIAIGDPSNASGFGGAVTKWDMDVGASSGSIQFMSSGSAAGISSTAAGSGLAIFGGQVVLNSSSSYSVTTSGASFASGVLAIGGTGSVASSGSVLSSGTAYASTLKTVEKLDISTVEGANQALRVVDDALSTVNDQRAKFGALQSRFTATINNLATTSENMSAARSRIRDADFASETAALTRAQVLQQAGTAMLGQANALPNQVLSLLRG, encoded by the coding sequence ATGTCTCAAGTCATTAACACCAACGTACCATCACTCAATGCACAGCGTAACTTAGGTACGTCGTCCATGAGTTTAACTAACTCTCTGCAACGCTTGTCCTCGGGTCTGCGTATTAATAGCGCGAAGGATGATGCAGCGGGTTTGGCAATTTCAGAGCGCTTTACATCACAGATTCGCGGTATGGATCAAGCCAAGCGCAATGCCAATGATGGCGTGTCACTGGCTCAAACGGGTGAAGGCGCCTTAGGGCAAATGGGCGATATCTTACAGCGTGTACGTGAATTGGCTGTGCAGTCTGCCAATGCCACTAACACCACGAACGATCGCTTGGCGATTAACTCTGAAGTAACACAGCTGGTGTCAGAGCTTGATCGTTTTGCCACATCAACTGAGTTCAACGGCCAGAAATTATTTGATGGTAGCTTTACAGCGGCTACTTACCAGGTAGGTGCCAATACTAACCAAACGATTTCTGCCAATACAGCTAATTTGCGTACCAATCAATATGGTACTTATCAAATGGGTGTAGGTAATGGTACAGGGAATTTAGCCATTACAAATTCAACGTCCGGAGCGACAGCAAACGGCGTAACGGCCGGTGCATCGGGTGTTGTCAATGCAGATGGCGCGGCTGTGTCAGCAAGTGGTGATTTTAGTATTAATGGGACAACAATTTCTGTCTCAGGTACTGATATGGCTAAGGACATTGCCAATAAAATTAATGCTGCAGGGACAGGTGTTACTGCAACTGCGCGTACAGAAGTTAATTTAGGTTTGGCCTCGGGCTCATACAGCATAACGGCAGCATCAAAAAGCAGTACTTTCGAATCTGTTTCATTCAATGTGACCGATTTGAACAATAACAGCACGATTGATGCAGATGAGTATTCACAGGCCATTCAGGCCTTTAACTCAAAATCTTCGAAAACGGGGATTACCGCGGAATTAGCCACATTCCAAACGGTTGATCGCCAAACACACTATGCCTTGAAGCTGGTTGCTGCGGATGGATCAAACATCGCTATTGGCGATCCAAGTAACGCAAGTGGTTTTGGTGGTGCAGTGACTAAGTGGGATATGGATGTCGGGGCATCTAGTGGCTCCATTCAGTTCATGTCTAGTGGTAGCGCGGCAGGTATATCAAGTACTGCTGCGGGCTCTGGTCTGGCGATTTTTGGTGGTCAGGTGGTGTTGAACTCTTCCAGTTCTTACTCGGTTACTACAAGTGGAGCTTCGTTTGCTTCTGGGGTGTTGGCGATTGGGGGCACAGGGTCTGTTGCATCTAGCGGTTCTGTATTAAGTTCGGGAACTGCATATGCTTCAACACTTAAAACAGTTGAAAAGCTAGATATTTCAACGGTTGAAGGGGCAAATCAAGCTTTACGTGTTGTAGATGACGCTTTGTCGACTGTAAATGATCAACGTGCCAAGTTTGGTGCGCTGCAAAGCCGCTTCACTGCTACCATTAATAATCTGGCAACAACGTCAGAGAATATGAGTGCGGCACGAAGTCGAATCAGAGATGCAGACTTCGCAAGTGAAACTGCCGCACTGACACGGGCTCAGGTATTGCAACAAGCAGGTACGGCAATGTTAGGTCAAGCGAATGCCTTGCCTAACCAAGTGTTAAGTTTGCTACGCGGTTAA
- a CDS encoding EscU/YscU/HrcU family type III secretion system export apparatus switch protein, giving the protein MSRKRLSSTRQQAVALAYQQGSSSPRVVAKGQGLLAERIIERAQEAGVFVHESPELVAMLMQVDLDQHIPPQLYRAIAELLAFVYHLERGEAAIVPVFDLPPLVDDQPE; this is encoded by the coding sequence ATGTCACGTAAACGTTTAAGTAGTACTCGTCAGCAAGCGGTTGCGCTTGCTTATCAGCAAGGTAGTAGCTCTCCTCGTGTTGTCGCCAAAGGTCAGGGCTTGCTGGCCGAGCGGATTATTGAGCGTGCACAAGAGGCTGGCGTATTTGTGCATGAATCGCCAGAGTTGGTGGCGATGCTGATGCAAGTGGATTTAGATCAACATATTCCTCCGCAGCTGTACCGCGCCATCGCCGAATTGCTGGCCTTCGTTTATCATTTGGAACGCGGAGAAGCAGCGATTGTGCCTGTTTTTGATTTACCGCCCCTCGTCGACGATCAGCCAGAGTAA
- a CDS encoding DUF2802 domain-containing protein, with protein sequence MNGIVITWVQLLYISLILILFYVAELLLFMRKASAQRSVGTDPLEAELLRKEIAQLRFEMDALKLRLLATQAEWSQPAELVLDSKESPYSHAIRLAKLGADSNSVAHQCGISRGEADLIVALYRSSTQR encoded by the coding sequence ATGAATGGCATCGTCATTACCTGGGTGCAGTTACTTTATATCAGCCTTATATTAATTTTATTTTATGTGGCTGAATTACTCCTGTTTATGCGTAAAGCATCTGCACAGCGAAGTGTGGGCACCGATCCGCTTGAGGCTGAATTGCTTCGGAAGGAAATTGCTCAGCTGCGCTTTGAGATGGATGCGCTTAAATTGCGTTTGCTTGCAACGCAAGCAGAGTGGAGCCAGCCTGCTGAATTGGTTTTAGACTCCAAAGAGAGTCCATACAGCCATGCTATTCGCTTGGCTAAACTGGGGGCAGATTCAAACAGCGTTGCTCATCAATGTGGCATATCGCGTGGTGAGGCTGATTTAATTGTGGCCCTTTATCGATCGAGCACGCAAAGATAA
- the fliK gene encoding flagellar hook-length control protein FliK, translated as MLPGTSPISLVQHYLNAQEGVAEVTRISADDVRYTVGERVHATVAGLLPNGRFAVLIKDQLLDLNLPRNTEPGEKLDLTVVSNGPKLSFSISTGVSPQPTLPQEMALSQGARFLSALLGKGEPAKDGVAVLAHAPLFDGAPDTASLAGKLSQKLADSGLFYESHQAEWVNGERPLQSLLKEPQAGLGKLPLQGLEAKQEQAVAQSTPASEKAALAPEANATLRHLVQQQLDVLEQRPIVWMGEAWPGQPLRWEVEADKERQASGGQDEAPRSWQSRLDLQLPHLGDIGIVAVLRNGEFSLRFEASSETAEKIRAETTALQNRFEAAGLTLASSQVVVNAEPMNVT; from the coding sequence ATGTTACCCGGTACTAGCCCAATCAGCTTGGTTCAGCATTACCTCAATGCACAAGAGGGAGTGGCTGAGGTTACGCGTATCTCTGCCGATGATGTGCGTTATACGGTGGGCGAGCGCGTGCATGCCACGGTGGCTGGCTTATTGCCTAATGGCCGCTTTGCGGTGCTGATTAAAGACCAGCTGCTTGATCTCAATTTACCTAGAAACACTGAGCCGGGTGAAAAGTTGGATCTCACCGTGGTGAGCAACGGCCCAAAACTCTCTTTCTCTATTAGTACTGGGGTGTCCCCCCAGCCTACTTTGCCACAAGAAATGGCTTTGAGTCAGGGTGCTCGTTTTTTATCCGCTTTATTAGGCAAGGGCGAGCCAGCAAAAGACGGGGTGGCTGTTTTAGCTCATGCACCCCTGTTTGATGGTGCGCCGGATACAGCGAGTTTGGCGGGTAAGCTTTCGCAAAAATTAGCAGATAGCGGCTTATTTTATGAGTCTCATCAGGCCGAGTGGGTGAATGGTGAGCGGCCTTTGCAATCTCTGTTGAAAGAGCCTCAGGCAGGGCTTGGTAAATTGCCGTTACAAGGTCTTGAGGCAAAGCAGGAGCAGGCTGTTGCGCAGAGTACGCCTGCAAGTGAAAAAGCCGCGCTGGCCCCTGAGGCCAATGCCACGTTGCGTCATTTGGTTCAGCAGCAATTGGATGTCCTAGAGCAGAGGCCCATTGTTTGGATGGGAGAGGCATGGCCTGGTCAGCCTTTACGCTGGGAAGTGGAAGCAGACAAGGAGCGTCAGGCCAGCGGTGGGCAAGATGAAGCCCCGCGCAGCTGGCAATCACGGCTTGATTTACAGCTGCCGCATCTGGGCGATATCGGCATTGTTGCTGTTTTGCGCAATGGTGAGTTTTCATTACGTTTTGAAGCGTCTTCAGAAACAGCTGAAAAAATCCGGGCAGAAACCACCGCTTTACAAAATCGCTTTGAAGCCGCAGGTTTAACACTGGCATCTAGTCAGGTGGTGGTGAATGCAGAGCCTATGAATGTCACGTAA
- the fliS gene encoding flagellar export chaperone FliS — translation MSAVKKALSAYGQTSLDTVVESASPHQLIVLLYEGAIKAIQLGKIYMQQGLIAQKGAAISKAIAIIEDGLRLALDKENGGELAENLDALYDYISFELLQANINNVPERLDEMLALLEQLKDAWLSIGFSKVELAAPAAERDEQDRSALSYGRI, via the coding sequence ATGAGTGCTGTCAAAAAAGCGCTTTCTGCTTATGGGCAAACCAGCCTAGATACGGTGGTTGAATCTGCCAGCCCGCACCAATTAATTGTGCTGTTGTATGAAGGGGCTATTAAAGCGATTCAGCTGGGTAAAATTTATATGCAGCAGGGTCTTATTGCGCAAAAAGGTGCGGCGATTTCTAAGGCGATTGCGATTATTGAAGATGGTTTACGTTTGGCTTTGGATAAGGAAAACGGCGGCGAGCTGGCTGAGAATTTAGATGCTTTGTATGACTACATAAGCTTCGAGCTGCTGCAGGCCAATATCAATAACGTGCCCGAGCGTCTAGATGAAATGCTGGCCCTGCTTGAGCAATTAAAAGATGCTTGGCTGTCAATTGGCTTTAGTAAGGTAGAGCTTGCAGCACCTGCCGCTGAACGTGATGAGCAAGACCGGAGCGCATTAAGCTATGGCCGCATCTGA
- a CDS encoding sodium-dependent transporter produces MSSSSRDGFTSTFGVLVATLGSAVGLGNIWKFPYLTGTNGGASFLLVYIIATLLVGLPVMITEIMLGRASRANAITTFEKLAPKGQGAWKLIGYMGVAAAVLILAFYTEVAGWVFAYIFKALSGQLGSTDPAHTKAVFGELVANPQSALIWQWIVLAFTGAIIMCGVSKGIEAVSKKLMPVLFLLLIALCIRSLTLPGAMRGLEFLFTPDFSKINAGVILTAVGLAFFKLSIGMGTMLTYGSYFRAEQNIPLTATRVMFADLTVSLLAGIAIFPAVFAFGFEPAAGPSLVFITIPAVFHSMPGGSIFMALFFILTAIAATGAILSILEVPVAMLIERCNWSRKKATAISLLTIVLFGLPAALSQSLTANWKLFGLNAFDLFDYISSNILMPVGGILICLFVGWSYGLPKLKDALSNGGTINNPTLIKVLFVLLRYIAPLLIGIILLNGFGLI; encoded by the coding sequence ATGAGCAGTTCATCCCGCGACGGCTTCACCTCTACCTTTGGTGTGCTGGTTGCCACCTTGGGCTCTGCCGTCGGCCTTGGTAATATCTGGAAATTTCCTTACCTGACAGGCACGAATGGTGGTGCGAGCTTTCTATTGGTTTATATCATTGCTACGCTTTTAGTTGGCTTACCCGTCATGATTACAGAAATCATGCTAGGCCGGGCATCCCGAGCTAATGCGATCACTACCTTTGAAAAGCTAGCTCCAAAAGGCCAAGGCGCATGGAAATTGATTGGCTATATGGGCGTGGCTGCTGCAGTGCTTATTCTGGCCTTTTACACCGAAGTAGCCGGCTGGGTTTTTGCCTATATTTTTAAAGCGCTTTCCGGGCAACTCGGCTCTACCGACCCCGCCCACACCAAAGCTGTATTTGGCGAATTGGTTGCCAATCCACAATCGGCTTTGATTTGGCAATGGATTGTACTGGCCTTTACCGGTGCCATTATTATGTGTGGCGTATCCAAAGGCATTGAGGCCGTTAGCAAAAAACTGATGCCGGTATTGTTTTTACTGCTCATTGCGCTTTGTATCCGCAGCCTGACTTTACCCGGTGCAATGCGTGGCCTTGAATTTTTATTTACCCCCGACTTTAGCAAAATCAATGCGGGTGTTATTTTGACCGCAGTCGGGCTGGCTTTTTTCAAGCTATCTATCGGCATGGGAACGATGCTGACTTACGGCAGCTATTTCCGTGCTGAGCAAAATATTCCACTCACCGCCACTCGTGTGATGTTTGCCGATCTAACTGTTTCATTGCTCGCTGGGATTGCTATTTTCCCTGCTGTATTTGCTTTTGGCTTTGAACCTGCAGCCGGCCCATCGCTCGTGTTTATTACGATTCCAGCGGTATTTCACAGTATGCCTGGCGGCAGCATCTTTATGGCGCTGTTTTTTATCCTAACGGCCATTGCAGCCACTGGCGCGATTCTTTCTATTTTAGAAGTGCCCGTTGCCATGCTGATTGAGCGCTGCAATTGGAGCCGAAAAAAAGCCACCGCAATCAGCCTGTTGACGATTGTTCTCTTTGGCCTGCCTGCTGCGCTATCACAATCTCTTACCGCCAACTGGAAATTATTTGGCCTCAATGCTTTTGATTTATTTGACTATATCAGCTCAAATATTCTGATGCCGGTAGGTGGTATTTTAATTTGCCTGTTTGTGGGCTGGTCTTATGGATTGCCTAAGCTAAAAGATGCGCTATCTAATGGCGGAACTATAAATAATCCAACGCTGATTAAAGTACTGTTTGTTTTGCTGCGCTATATTGCACCGCTTTTAATCGGCATTATTTTATTAAATGGCTTTGGTTTAATTTAA
- a CDS encoding MFS transporter has product MLRHHLKTATYAVAALFFALGFNYGSWASRLPAIKSQLNLDPAQVGFLLLAAGLGAVFSFPVTTAVLQRFGSKKVCLGAGLALPLVLPALAFAPNYGFALAIMAFEGVAHSCLNVAMNAQGVAVELENGKPIMSRLHAVFSLGGLAAALFASLMTGISPDLSLHLCIVAALIWGTVLWASPRLLADRSESTVSGGKRFSLPTGMAVLLGLTALFGTIVEGSMVDWTALYLRNDLNAEQWVAPLGLASFSGAMLLARWFGDGWRVRWGSRKLLLVGSSFAGVGLLLGLAVGGIIPALIAFALVGLGVAAVSPCVYMAAARQGAVALAAVTTMGSIGALMGPPMIGFIAHISSLTWGLALVALGALMIAMLVRKIAWPA; this is encoded by the coding sequence ATGCTTCGCCATCATTTAAAAACAGCAACTTACGCTGTTGCCGCACTTTTTTTTGCCCTCGGTTTTAACTACGGTAGCTGGGCTTCTCGTTTACCTGCCATTAAATCACAACTTAACTTAGATCCAGCCCAAGTTGGTTTTTTGCTCTTGGCGGCAGGCTTGGGCGCTGTTTTTTCTTTTCCTGTGACAACGGCTGTATTACAGCGTTTTGGATCAAAAAAAGTGTGCTTGGGCGCTGGGCTGGCTTTGCCTCTGGTTTTACCTGCTTTGGCTTTTGCTCCAAATTATGGTTTTGCTTTGGCGATTATGGCATTTGAGGGTGTGGCACATAGCTGCTTAAATGTGGCGATGAATGCGCAAGGCGTAGCGGTGGAGTTAGAAAATGGCAAGCCGATTATGTCAAGGCTGCATGCTGTATTTAGCTTGGGTGGCTTGGCTGCGGCATTGTTTGCATCTCTGATGACGGGGATTTCGCCAGATTTATCTTTGCATTTATGTATTGTGGCGGCATTGATCTGGGGTACGGTACTTTGGGCTTCACCACGTTTATTGGCCGATCGTTCTGAATCCACAGTATCGGGAGGAAAGCGCTTTTCCTTGCCTACAGGAATGGCGGTTTTGCTGGGCTTAACGGCCTTATTCGGCACCATTGTTGAAGGCTCAATGGTCGATTGGACTGCACTGTATTTACGCAATGATTTAAATGCGGAGCAATGGGTTGCCCCGCTGGGCTTGGCAAGTTTTTCTGGCGCAATGCTCCTGGCACGCTGGTTTGGTGACGGCTGGCGTGTGCGCTGGGGAAGTCGCAAACTGTTGCTGGTGGGGAGTAGCTTTGCAGGTGTGGGCTTGTTACTTGGTTTGGCTGTCGGAGGGATTATTCCCGCGTTGATTGCTTTTGCTTTGGTGGGCTTAGGTGTGGCTGCCGTATCGCCGTGTGTTTATATGGCAGCAGCAAGACAGGGCGCTGTGGCCTTGGCTGCGGTAACGACGATGGGATCGATTGGTGCTTTGATGGGGCCACCGATGATTGGCTTTATCGCACATATCAGCAGCCTGACTTGGGGTTTGGCTTTGGTGGCGCTGGGCGCGCTGATGATTGCTATGTTAGTTAGAAAAATAGCTTGGCCAGCTTAG
- the cysM gene encoding cysteine synthase CysM, which yields MFKYLEDFVGHTPLVRLKRMPGNTSNIILVKLEGNNPAGSVKDRPALSMIRHAALRGDIKTGDTLIEATSGNTGIALAMAAAVMGYRMVLIMPKSASIERVQSMKAYGAEVILEESMESARDLAQTMVEKGQGIVLDQFANNDNPLAHFESTGPEIWQDTQGLITHFVSSMGTTGTIMGTGRYLKQQNSAVQVVGVQPCDGAQIPGIRKWPVEYVPAICDFSQLDRMMEVNQAIAEETTRRLAREEGIFAGISSGGALAAALQLSQEVENAVIVSIVCDRGDRYLSTGVFPA from the coding sequence ATGTTTAAGTATCTAGAAGATTTTGTCGGCCATACGCCTTTAGTGCGTTTGAAACGGATGCCTGGCAACACCAGCAATATTATTTTAGTAAAGCTTGAAGGTAATAACCCCGCTGGATCTGTTAAAGACCGGCCCGCATTATCCATGATTCGGCACGCAGCGCTACGGGGAGATATAAAAACAGGCGATACTTTGATCGAAGCGACTTCGGGAAATACAGGTATTGCCTTGGCGATGGCCGCTGCCGTGATGGGGTATCGAATGGTTTTAATCATGCCTAAGAGTGCCAGTATCGAACGCGTGCAAAGCATGAAAGCCTACGGTGCGGAAGTAATTTTGGAAGAAAGCATGGAAAGCGCGCGTGATTTGGCGCAAACAATGGTGGAAAAAGGGCAGGGCATCGTGCTGGATCAATTTGCCAATAACGATAATCCGCTAGCGCATTTTGAAAGCACAGGGCCAGAAATCTGGCAGGATACTCAGGGTTTGATTACCCACTTTGTTTCCAGCATGGGGACGACCGGTACGATTATGGGTACGGGCCGCTACTTAAAGCAGCAGAATTCAGCCGTGCAAGTGGTGGGTGTGCAGCCTTGCGATGGCGCGCAAATTCCGGGGATTCGCAAATGGCCCGTGGAATATGTTCCTGCTATTTGTGATTTTTCTCAATTAGATCGCATGATGGAAGTTAATCAGGCCATTGCCGAAGAAACCACGCGTCGCCTAGCGAGAGAAGAAGGCATTTTTGCAGGGATTTCATCGGGTGGTGCTTTGGCCGCCGCCTTGCAATTGTCGCAAGAAGTAGAAAACGCAGTGATTGTTTCCATTGTATGTGATCGCGGGGACCGCTATCTTTCGACCGGCGTATTTCCTGCGTGA